A genomic segment from Deltaproteobacteria bacterium encodes:
- a CDS encoding ATP-binding protein, with translation MIGNSGAVTSSPAALATTSTSRLVMRTAGVMGQRLLYAIARGAGRLRSGTPLIRLTIPARLECREIAVHAVAAVCRLVRGAAGSPMPPGVNPVLDARIRAAILGDDALDLSHAFDAAVVTSVVEILNNICLHGASDDMDIDIAVEADGGELVVRIVERGDPFDFHGVPDPDLDSLPEAEMGLYICRQLLDSLDYVPGPPNVWTLRKRHAAEQQASTRAAVAGKDQ, from the coding sequence CAGCCCGGCGGCGCTCGCGACGACGTCGACGAGTCGTTTGGTGATGCGAACCGCGGGGGTCATGGGCCAGCGGCTACTCTATGCGATCGCGCGCGGCGCTGGTAGACTGCGATCGGGGACTCCATTGATCCGCCTGACGATACCCGCGCGGCTCGAGTGCCGCGAGATCGCCGTCCACGCGGTGGCGGCGGTGTGCCGGCTGGTGCGCGGCGCCGCCGGCAGCCCGATGCCGCCCGGCGTGAATCCCGTTCTCGACGCGCGGATCCGCGCCGCGATCCTCGGAGACGACGCGCTCGACCTCAGCCACGCGTTCGACGCCGCGGTCGTCACCTCGGTCGTCGAGATCCTCAACAACATCTGCCTGCACGGCGCCTCGGACGACATGGACATCGACATCGCGGTCGAAGCCGACGGCGGCGAGTTGGTCGTCCGCATCGTGGAGCGCGGCGACCCGTTCGACTTCCACGGGGTTCCCGATCCCGACCTCGACAGCCTCCCGGAGGCCGAGATGGGGCTGTACATTTGTCGCCAGCTTCTGGATTCTCTCGACTACGTCCCGGGGCCTCCGAACGTGTGGACGCTGCGCAAGCGCCACGCAGCCGAGCAACAGGCGTCGACGAGGGCAGCGGTAGCGGGTAAAGACCAGTGA